Proteins encoded within one genomic window of Haematobia irritans isolate KBUSLIRL chromosome 5, ASM5000362v1, whole genome shotgun sequence:
- the LOC142240110 gene encoding uncharacterized protein LOC142240110 codes for MVGKYCSPLKEGLCGTLCVPKAGQGTLGDVAVLIPLVFTAVIRPVATYGRHVWWTITRHRKHIQKFSRINRTALIYMTGAMRTTATAAQEVLMGICPLDLYIRKTAEVVLMRLKSLDLLGNTACRHTELVGSVGQRLRTDYMATRHVYEGKLRLIIPSIDDWEEKRIPFRDVQIYADGSKMAEGAAISCEKLGISESYGMDNACSIFQTEVFAIAKAAELMLMRLIFRSEISFFIDSQAAITTLGNPNITSKIVSRCRRELRAFTEQHNITLCWIPGHYGIMGNEEADVLAKEGARGTNNRCLPPLSLYT; via the coding sequence ATGGTTGGAAAATACTGCAGTCCATTAAAAGAGGGTCTATGCGGCACTTTATGCGTGCCAAAAGCTGGTCAGGGAACGCTGGGGGATGTAGCCGTTCTTATTCCACTGGTTTTTACAGCAGTTATAAGACCAGTAGCCACCTATGGCCGTCACGTCTGGTGGACCATTACGAGACATCGGAAGCATATACAGAAATTCAGCAGAATAAACAGAACGGCTCTCATTTACATGACTGGTGCGATGAGGACAACGGCCACCGCAGCTCAAGAGGTTTTAATGGGAATTTGCCCGCTTGATCTATACATCAGGAAGACAGCTGAGGTGGTACTCATGAGACTGAAGAGCTTAGACTTACTCGGAAACACGGCCTGCAGGCACACGGAACTGGTTGGTTCAGTTGGGCAACGCTTAAGGACGGACTATATGGCGACTCGGCATGTATATGAGGGCAAGCTAAGATTGATTATCCCAAGTATAGATGACTGGGAGGAAAAGCGTATACCTTTTCGAGATGTTCAGATTTATGCGGACGGATCGAAGATGGCTGAAGGTGCGGCTATCTCCTGCGAGAAGCTAGGAATCAGTGAGTCATATGGAATGGACAACGCATGCAGTATCTTTCAGACGGAGGTATTTGCCATTGCGAAAGCTGCGGAACTAATGTTGATGAGGCTGATATTCAGGAGCGaaatcagcttcttcatcgacagccaGGCAGCAATAACGACCTTAGGAAATCCGAACATAACGTCGAAGATAGTTAGtcgctgtcgtagagagcttagagctttcactgaacagcataatatcacTCTGTGCTGGAtacctggacattatggaatAATGGGAAATGAGGAGGCGGATGTGTTGGCTAAAGAAGGTGCACGCGGGACGAACAACAGATGTCTTCCCCCGCTATCTTTatatacttag